In Thermospira aquatica, the following proteins share a genomic window:
- a CDS encoding HD-GYP domain-containing protein, which yields MPEMRRIPLSDLRPGMIFDKSLFDSNYNIILPARKPLDRATIGMLYNRGITEVSTAGELVEVVDESKIHPKKHPTQTETDAQKKVIIDKDAAKHIEFYKNAVTKINNLYQRYKKGESLDINQLQQLAHEFVNTIMAEKKVEVWINLINAAGRGDYLSLHIINTTILALLLGKKLGYSAVKLINLTMAALLFDIGMLKIPAYIVEKEEKLTPEEFNQIKTHPIHSYQIIARELSLPVEIARVGLEHHERFDGTGYPRHLKGQEISEMSRIMAIVDTYEALTKKRSYREKKESYDAMRLILGEGSRKFDPEILKVFLSLMSVYPVGSYVQLNNKCIARVVASDSVSPFRPTVKIVRDEFGDTVEDGEIIRLAKETDLYIVKVVYSSEIQSENNASLS from the coding sequence ATGCCAGAGATGAGACGTATCCCCCTCTCTGACCTGCGGCCGGGCATGATTTTTGACAAATCTCTTTTTGACAGCAATTACAATATCATCCTGCCAGCAAGGAAACCCCTGGATCGAGCCACAATTGGCATGTTGTACAACCGTGGCATCACAGAGGTGAGTACAGCAGGAGAACTTGTTGAAGTAGTTGATGAATCCAAAATCCACCCCAAAAAACACCCAACTCAAACGGAAACAGACGCTCAAAAAAAGGTTATTATAGACAAAGATGCGGCAAAACACATCGAATTCTACAAAAATGCCGTCACCAAAATCAATAACCTCTATCAAAGGTACAAAAAAGGAGAGAGTCTTGACATCAATCAGCTTCAACAACTTGCTCATGAATTTGTCAACACCATCATGGCTGAAAAAAAAGTAGAGGTCTGGATTAATCTCATCAATGCGGCTGGTCGAGGGGATTATCTTTCTCTTCACATTATCAATACGACGATTCTTGCGCTTCTTTTAGGCAAAAAACTGGGATACTCCGCTGTCAAACTCATCAACCTCACCATGGCAGCTCTGTTGTTTGATATTGGAATGCTGAAAATCCCGGCATACATTGTTGAGAAAGAGGAAAAGCTTACCCCGGAAGAATTTAATCAGATCAAAACCCATCCCATTCATAGTTATCAAATTATCGCCCGTGAACTCAGTTTGCCTGTGGAGATCGCCCGTGTGGGCCTGGAACACCATGAACGCTTTGATGGCACAGGCTATCCCCGACACCTCAAAGGACAGGAAATCTCTGAAATGAGTCGCATTATGGCTATAGTAGACACCTACGAGGCTCTCACCAAAAAGCGATCCTACCGTGAAAAGAAAGAATCCTACGATGCCATGAGACTCATCCTCGGTGAAGGCTCTCGAAAGTTTGACCCTGAAATCTTAAAGGTTTTCCTCTCACTTATGTCCGTATATCCTGTAGGAAGCTATGTACAGCTTAACAACAAATGTATAGCTCGTGTCGTTGCTTCCGACAGTGTTTCCCCATTTCGTCCTACGGTGAAGATAGTCCGAGACGAGTTCGGGGATACCGTCGAGGATGGAGAGATTATTCGACTTGCCAAAGAAACAGATCTCTACATCGTCAAGGTTGTTTATTCCAGTGAGATCCAATCAGAGAACAATGCTTCCCTCAGTTAA
- a CDS encoding EscU/YscU/HrcU family type III secretion system export apparatus switch protein, with amino-acid sequence MNKAVALKYEPEMDAAPKILAKGEGEVGKYILELAQKNHVPIYKNDKLLESLYRLKQNEEIPPELYQIVAEIFSFVYALKSKK; translated from the coding sequence ATGAATAAAGCTGTTGCCCTCAAATACGAACCAGAAATGGATGCTGCCCCCAAAATCCTTGCCAAGGGAGAAGGAGAGGTAGGAAAATACATCCTTGAACTCGCCCAAAAAAATCACGTGCCCATTTACAAAAATGATAAGCTGCTTGAATCTCTCTATCGTCTCAAACAAAATGAAGAAATTCCCCCGGAACTCTATCAAATAGTTGCAGAAATTTTCAGTTTCGTGTATGCTTTAAAGAGCAAAAAATAA